Proteins from a single region of Xyrauchen texanus isolate HMW12.3.18 chromosome 7, RBS_HiC_50CHRs, whole genome shotgun sequence:
- the LOC127646682 gene encoding uncharacterized protein LOC127646682 isoform X1 has translation MPTLKDCYMCSKKIGVASKTCQHCSAKQPYKQKLEKRKEQLSQEWKDRQKKISSVNKVYDATNLLLHKWELLESFPILLLARRTSNGFSAECFCPWKMDTEDTQDAFLTIKRLYESLLNVAIADKEASSMGERSAVNSSQTETPPADPAESTPLLSCNVAIADKEASSMGERSAVNSSQTETPPADPAESTPLLSSESDTLLLPPASASLASLVSFTTSLTSPMSLSIAPPVSPLTLPVFISSQSSPLSSSLASPLPPASTCSKLSTELGSPGPVSSSRKKRQIKRKADHKECPMHKESTSFPYKKILRKRIREGHAEVLVQWHPCSGCGKKWKNSWEPRENFQSSS, from the exons atgcCTACTCTAAAGGATTGCTACATGTGCAGTAAAAAAATTGGAGTAGCAAGCAAAACATGTCAACACTGTAGTGCTAAGCAGCCATATAAGCAAAAGCTTGAGAAAAGAAAGGAACAGCTTTCCCAAGAATGGAAAGACCGTCAAAAAAAAATCAGCAGTGTGAACAAAGTTTATGATGCAACAAATCTACTG CTCCACAAGTGGGAACTTTTAGAGAGCTTCCCAATCCTTCTCCTTGCCAGGAGAACCTCAAATGGTTTTTCTGCTGAGTGCTTCTGTCCATGGAAGATGGATACAGAAGATACTCAGGATGCTTTTCTTACAATAAAGAGGTTATATGAAAGTCTTCTTAATG TGGCTATTGCAGATAAAGAAGCGAGCAGCATGGGAGAGCGTTCTGCCGTAAACAGCTCACAGACAGAGACTCCTCCAGCAGACCCAGCAGAGTCCACACCTCTGCTCAGCTGTAATG TGGCTATTGCAGATAAAGAAGCAAGCAGCATGGGAGAGCGTTCTGCCGTAAACAGCTCACAGACAGAGACTCCACCAGCAGACCCAGCAGAGTCCACACCTCTGCTCAGCTCTGAGTCTGACACTCTTTTACTTCCTCCTGCATCTGCCTCCTTGGCTTCTCTTGTTTCGTTCACCACCTCCTTGACATCTCCTATGTCTTTATCCATTGCTCCTCCAGTCTCCCCCCTAACTCTTCCTGTTTTCATCTCCTCTCAGTCTAGTCCTTTATCTTCTTCTCTGGCTTCTCCTCTGCCACCCGCCTCTACCTGTTCTAAACTGTCCACTGAGCTAGGCAGTCCAGGCCCAGTATCTTCCTCacgaaaaaaaagacaaataaagagGAAAGCAGATCATAAAG aaTGCCCCATGCATAAAGAATCAACCAGTTTCCCCTACAAAAAAATTTTGAGGAAAAGAATCAGGGAG GGTCATGCGGAGGTGTTGGTGCAGTGGCATCCTTGCTCTGGATG TGGGAAAAAGTGGAAAAATTCCTGGGAGCCAAGAGAAAATTTTCAAAGTTCATCCTGA
- the LOC127646682 gene encoding uncharacterized protein LOC127646682 isoform X2, with the protein MDTEDTQDAFLTIKRLYESLLNVAIADKEASSMGERSAVNSSQTETPPADPAESTPLLSCNVAIADKEASSMGERSAVNSSQTETPPADPAESTPLLSSESDTLLLPPASASLASLVSFTTSLTSPMSLSIAPPVSPLTLPVFISSQSSPLSSSLASPLPPASTCSKLSTELGSPGPVSSSRKKRQIKRKADHKECPMHKESTSFPYKKILRKRIREGHAEVLVQWHPCSGCGKKWKNSWEPRENFQSSS; encoded by the exons ATGGATACAGAAGATACTCAGGATGCTTTTCTTACAATAAAGAGGTTATATGAAAGTCTTCTTAATG TGGCTATTGCAGATAAAGAAGCGAGCAGCATGGGAGAGCGTTCTGCCGTAAACAGCTCACAGACAGAGACTCCTCCAGCAGACCCAGCAGAGTCCACACCTCTGCTCAGCTGTAATG TGGCTATTGCAGATAAAGAAGCAAGCAGCATGGGAGAGCGTTCTGCCGTAAACAGCTCACAGACAGAGACTCCACCAGCAGACCCAGCAGAGTCCACACCTCTGCTCAGCTCTGAGTCTGACACTCTTTTACTTCCTCCTGCATCTGCCTCCTTGGCTTCTCTTGTTTCGTTCACCACCTCCTTGACATCTCCTATGTCTTTATCCATTGCTCCTCCAGTCTCCCCCCTAACTCTTCCTGTTTTCATCTCCTCTCAGTCTAGTCCTTTATCTTCTTCTCTGGCTTCTCCTCTGCCACCCGCCTCTACCTGTTCTAAACTGTCCACTGAGCTAGGCAGTCCAGGCCCAGTATCTTCCTCacgaaaaaaaagacaaataaagagGAAAGCAGATCATAAAG aaTGCCCCATGCATAAAGAATCAACCAGTTTCCCCTACAAAAAAATTTTGAGGAAAAGAATCAGGGAG GGTCATGCGGAGGTGTTGGTGCAGTGGCATCCTTGCTCTGGATG TGGGAAAAAGTGGAAAAATTCCTGGGAGCCAAGAGAAAATTTTCAAAGTTCATCCTGA